The Lutra lutra chromosome 7, mLutLut1.2, whole genome shotgun sequence genome segment attatcaaaataacaaATTACTAAGGTAACTAGAAGAGTATGGGAAACGCCTAGCAATTGAAAccaaattcaaaaaatataaaatttataattcaatATTGTTGAAAGACCGAGTTACATTTTAGAAGCAGTCTTAACTGGTAGCTAAAGGAAAATTGGGTGGAAACAAAATTCCTGTGGTTAAGGGTATATACAAATGcaaatgccatttatttttcctctgctttAAACATGCAGAATAATCGTTTTTATCAATGTTCTactaaatacacatattttagaGGAACATTTTCTTCGCGTTCATTTGTGACAACATTTTTACACTTTTATGTAggcttattatttaatattttaaataaccattCTATATTTTACCTTATTTCACAATGATTAAATGGGGTGAATACTGAATGAACATTTttgaaagaggaataaaatatggAGTTAGACATAAAAATGCTAtgttccttaaagaaaaaatataccaaggtaaaaatgttatgaaataaattattatttaaagctTGTTTTTGTGCTACAGAAATGTTTCATGCCTTAAATCACTTTGGaaagatttcttctttcttttcaatgcATATTCTAATACTGGTAAAATAACAAATAGATTGAAAAACTATTGGGGGTCCTTCAGATTTGCAAATACAAAGATTATGACTATAAAACGCTAGCTAAGTCATAATAAATTTTAACCAAATATTTCATAAAGCTTTTCTGGTATAAATTAACATTTACCAAGACCCAAGACCAAAGGAAACTTACCTCAtaagaatgttttaaagaattagaTAGTTCATTTGTGAAATCTCTGTTACTGTCTCTTGATAAGTTATCAACTTTATCTTCATTTCCAGATGCAAACTTTATGAGTAATTGTGATGGTCCCCCCTTGGAACAATTGTGTTTAAGGCTGGATAAACAGGAAACATTTGGGTAAGTTCCTCCCAATGAAATACTTCTTTGTAAAACAGCatggtttttgtttatctgtaaaTTTGGTCTTTCCAACTGTCTATTGATATTTATTTGGTAATCTATGTTTTGAGAGGATGGTAAACGTGCAGATGTCCTGTGCATAGGCTTAATGCACTCTGAATCAGAATGAAGCTTCATTTCTGACATCTCTGGTTTACAATCACCATTTGCTGTTTTACAATCTAATGTAGTTGCTTTTTGTTGGGTGAAGTGCACTGAGACACAGGAATATCCTTCAGGTGACTTTTCACAGGCAGGCTGATTCGTACTATTACGTGCAACAGCAATTCTCTTTTGTAATGAGCCCTTCCTGTGAAGTGCTCGTATGTCTCTTCCTTCCCCGGGAGTACACATTGTTTTCGATAACCGGAGCCCATTGACAGCTGTGGAAAGAAATCCCTTAGCACCAGTCCCATCCTCGCTGTGGGCAATTTCACTGGGAGAAATAATAAACTGGTGTGAGGTTTGATAGGATCCTTTGCTTGGAAGAATCTCCGTACTTGTCGGAGAGGTTGGTGGGGTATTTGAGGGACTCCGAGGGAAAATGACTAAAGATGAACAACGTTTTAGTGGAATTTTCGAGTTCCTGCTCACTGGCAATTTCATAATTTCTAGTCCACGCTCCGAGTCATCCTGGACAAAAGGAACAGTACTTGGGCTTCTTGAGAAAATTTCACATGGAGTAGTGTTCCTGTTTGGCACACTTCTATTGGAGGTGCTGTCGGAAGGGACATTTCCACCCAAAAAAGGATCATCCGTTGGTGGAAAAGGAGAACCACTGCTGTCGCTGATGGTACTGTTTGTGTAGGAACCACTGCTCGTGATACTGGTGCACGACCCGTAATCACTACCGTTGCTGCTGGAAGACCCATTCTCACTGGTGGAAAAGTTGCTAAGGCTACGGCTGCGAAGGGCAGGACTGCTCACAAGGTCACCATCACTCACAGCGTTCAGTTCGTTCTCAGCCACAGCACTGTGCTCCATGCCGTCCCTCAAGACACACGTCCACGAAGCATCCTCCCCATCAGCTAAGACACTGCAAGGCTGGAGACATCCACTGTACCTTGTTGGCTGTAGTGAAATCTGCAGACAGCTgctctttttattaacattttcaggTGAAGGCACAGATGGTCTTTCCTGAGTCTTAACGTTTCCCTGCATCAACGGAGCTCGCGCGGTCTGTCTAGGAGTCAGCTTCATTTGCACAACGTTAGACGTTGAAATCCGGCTTGGTCTCTTGAAGCACATGAGAACACTGCTCTCCAAATCATCTCCGGAGCTTTCTGACAAAGGGTAAGTATTGCTTCTTCGGGCTGCAAAGTGCAATCGTAAGCTTTGTGCCATTTGTTCTCATTTCCAAACATGTTAAGGGCTGAAAGTCTTAACAAAGATCTCTGTTGGTAGACAGGCTAGCGGCAGCTGGGCTGCATCAGAGGAAAAAATCATTTGTGGTGCCTGAAAGAGCTCTGAAGTAGTAGTCTTTCTCCTAAGTAAAACCTTAGATACCAGAtatcatagaaagaaaaagacGACCCATTCCTGAGACTGACGTTTCCACATATTTTGAATCGCTTGTAGTCAAAATGCCTTCACTTACAAAGCACTTGATTTCCAGCGACCTTTCAGCTGAGCTCAGCTGCAGCACACTGCCTCAAACACTGCCAACCTTGTTTCAATTATACCTTCTCCAATTTGCATGAATGAGTAACACAAGAACAACAATCTTCTAGCATTTCAAGTtgaaacagtgttttttttttcacttctgctCTACTAAATGAACATTTAACCATGTGAATCAAGGCGCCTATACTTTCTCCAGCAGTTTGACCACTAATATTTTTACCCAGAGGGATAGAATTACAGGAAGTTGGTAGGAATGAAACCCCATGTAATTGAGTATCAAATCAAGGATTGAATTTCCAAAGAGCAGACAAACTAGGAATCTCGTCAAGTTAGTGCAGAAAGGcatatattctgtttttgttttttttttttttaatgtgtgaattCAACAGACGTATAAATTCGGAAGTACCAAAATTTTGGGGTGAATTAAAACAGACGCATTAAATCAGATAGATAAATAGTTTAGCTTCCAAAACACCACTTATGAAAAGTGAAAGCTTAAggatagaaatacaaaattagcCTAGTAATACTATTGAAAAATTGAGCATAGttctgagaaagaaaagttttaagagAAGCTGTCACCAAGCATTTTCTCCTGTAATTTTAAGGCCTTTTCCAGCCAAGTAGTACAGTCTTTAAATGATGCCATTTATATTTTGACTATTAAAACTCTGCCAAGAAATAGCCTAGGCAAacattccattaaaaatatatgcagattAGACAGAAAAACTATACCCCAATATAGTTTGAGCACACCAGATATTTTATTCCACTGTCTCTGCAATTCATTCACTTAAGAGAGTGGTGTGGTAAGTAAAGAAGTCAAAAAAGGATTTAACACATCAAATAAACATATCTCAATGCCAATTCTGTTCTGAAAATTCTAAGAGCTCTTTGCTGGCCCCTACTGGTGTGTTGAAACAATCCATTTAGCTGTTTgatatttataaagaataaacCTTGCCGCACATTTCTTTGTATAAACAAAGTACATACTTGTTTACATTTTTGAATACTAGCGTTGCCCTAGAGGTGGAATTACTTACTACTGTTGATAAAGCTCCTGCAGTAGAGAACAGTAGACTGTTTGTCCTCCTAGAGGTTgtgattttgtatatatattttttctgctttgtatttatttaacctttactttattttcagtttactaggtaataaaagtttaatattttaatttctccccTAAATGTCATAGACCAAGGTTGGTATTCtatttgaaagaaacaaatttatttttaaataatactctAGGGTATATTTAAACCCCTTACCTGAATTTTATAGCTGGAACTCCAGTAATAAATATATACTAGCTCATTCATaggaaagtaaaaagtaaaacagtTCAGTTGTTTACACCACATGGTACTACACCCAAGTTGTATTTTTctaagtaagatttttttttctaagtaaaagtaaatatgtaaaacatatacttgtactttgtttaaaaaagaaaacgccTTAAGATAGATCTGTTCTCAATCATAATTTTCTAAACACTATTTTTAATCAATTAGAATatgatgaaatagaaatatgGAATTTATGAAATTATGTTTCTGACTAGGATGATACAGTACTGTTTCAGAATATGTACAATAATTGTAAACTTAGCAATaaaattattatgtaattttggttttatataaCGTACCTCCTTTAGGATTTTACAGACTTCAGTAAGTATTCCCTTATAATCCTCTCTCTTTATAGAAGAAAGAGTCCCAATCTTTTCACCTTGTCTTCAAATGACTTCAGCTTTTCTTCCTCAATTAAGTTAGAGGTCTCATAACTCAAAGAAGGGAACACATCTAAGAGGCTAATTAATGAGATCTAACTGCTCATGCCTGTGGCCTAAAACATCTAGTTAACAGGCAAAGCTCCTCTGTTGTTGATATAACTGAGCCTCAGGTATTTGGTTagataaatgttttctctttggtAAGCTTCACTAGACGCTTCAGTCTCAAGCGCCCCAACTAGATTTCAAGCTTGCAGAGTGCCAGGACCATAACTACACTTTTCTTCTGATCTTCCTGGGCTCATGCTGGGCACCGAGTAAGCACAAAGTAGCACCAGAGAGAAatctggatggatggatggatggatggtcaCCACACTTACTCCGACTGCCTAAAgctttctttcaggatttttttttttaagttgatccAGCTATCACTTCTGAAGAAATATCAAAAAGTACCGCAGCTGGACAAGAAGGGATGATGATTGAAAGTTTTCAAGGAGGGTTTCAGCCAAGGAAAAAGAAGGTGAGAGAATCACATGCACTTCCCAGCCTGCCAGTCTGAGTTTCAACCGTAGAGAGGTTCAACCAGGGTGCACTGCTGGCTCTGGGCTGGGACTGCATGGGATCTGTCCCACCATCACAGCAGGTAAGTGGAGAACTGGGGGCAAAATGTAGCCCCTTAGTCAGATATTCCAAAAGAGGAGAGTAACCCCAAACTTAAGTGGAGAAGAGCTAGAGAGCGGTGATGGCCCTCATCTGGGAGGAATCTATGCAAGTCCTGAAGAATTTCACCTTCTGGAATGAAATGGATAATGTCTGAGGATCAGATTGAAGCTCAGGGCCCCACATTCTGAGGCATTTGGTTATTGATGATCTACATAGAAAACAATGCGATGATCGATCAACTCTGGATAACCCTCATCATTGACTGGAATTCTGAAGGCCAAAGTCCACTGTGATGATTAATTGTATGTGTCAACTTCGCTAGGCTCTTCAGCCCAGTTGTTTGGACAAACAGCAGTCTAGATGTTGCTATGAAGGTATTTTTCAGATGTGATGAACATTTAAATCGGTAGATtctgagtaaagcagatgacCCTCCATAATGTGGTCATCCTCATTAACAGCTAAAGGCCTTAAGAGCAAAGACAGATTTGCTGAAGAAGAAGCAATTCCACTTCAAGATTACATACATCAAGATTACAACTGCCTGAGTTTCCAGCTTGCTGGCCTGCCCTACAGGTTTCAGATTCAAGGCTGTGACATCAACAACTCTTACTGGAATATTCAACCTGCTCACCCCATCTcacagatttcagacttgccaacTTCCAAAAtcacatgaaccaattccttcaaacaggtctctctctctttttctctctcattctgcctgtgtgtgtgtgtgtgtgtgtgtgcgcgcgcgcgtgtgcgtgtgcgtgtgtgtgtgtgtgtgtatctcctatTCGTTCTGTTTCTCAGGAAAACCCTGACCAATACAACCACTAAACCTGAGAAGCATAGTTATCTCCATTCAGAATATAGAATATAGACATCTCCTGAAGCTTCAGGCTGGATGTATGCAGGTGTATCTTTTAGGTCAGTGATAAAGAAGCAAGGATTTTCGTATTGGTTTCATTTCAAGGCACATCATTCAGAAATGTCCCAttactatcatcaccatcacgaTCACCATCCCCAAACTGCTGGTTTATAACCCTTAGGTCTTAAAATGGACTGAACAAGAGGGATATAagcctactcttttttttttttccaaaacaaattaacacgtatattacaaatattttccagaGGACAAGAcattttctgcttaaaattttaTCTGTGCCCTTCGCCATACATTTCCAAAGAGAATTGGCTAGGAAAAGGATGTGTTCTTAATTTAGTTGTGAATGCTATAGGGGAATAAACATAAATGACATTTATAGTAGCACAGGACATTAACTGCTATACAAGCAAGCCTGTTACTCTACGAATGGCTAGAGTTTCTAAAACATCTCAGGTGATATGTAGACTTCAAATACCTGCTAGGACTAACAACAAGTCAGGGGATTAGTATGACATACGTCACCCTattctatttcttgctttttgagaAAAGCTGTATTTCTAATGCATAGCAGAGCATCCAACACAGTTGGCACATGTTAAATGGCACATGTTAACATGTCACAGAGGAATGGATTCAGAGTGACggtattttaataaattcaaaaatatgcAAAGGAAACTATAATcagagatacatatatacatgataaacaagttttttttttttttaaagcaatgataaGCACAATATTCCAGACAGTGGCTACTACttgtgggggaagaaaaggagatgctactgggaaggggaaagggggggTTGTAGATTTTGGTAATGTTCTAGTTCTTAAGTTGAGTAATAAGTGTGCAGATATTTGTCTTATTGTTTAAAATAaggatttaggggcacctgggtggctcaatagactaagcctctgccttcggctcaggtcatgatctcagggtcctgggatcgagccctgcattgggctctctgctcagcagggagtctgcttctccctttccctctgcccctgcttgctccctttctctctctctctctttcactcacttactctcaaaaataaataaataaataaataaaatatttttaaaaataaaaataaagtaagggtTTATATTATATGCacttatttgtgtgtttatttcatgatttaaaaaacacaaatactaaaTTTCACCTGGTCCCATCTAgaaaatctgtagagacagaggtggaaaaaaatctctagtctacagaaaaggcaaaaacacaaacagaaaacaaaaaactctgcaCCTGACCATTCTGATAACCAAACGTCAACATCTGTCATGTCAATCAGCCTTAAAAAGTTTGACTGCAGTTAGTGATGAAGTGTCCTTTGGCAATAAAGAAGCCCTTTGGCTTATTACGATTGCTAATAGATAGATTTCATTTGCAGTATCTTCCATTACTACTATAGTTATCGCTTCTTGAGGGGGAAAAATATGTTGTGTAGTCTGacactaaaaacaaattttaaaaatccggTTTCTTTCTTAGCTAAAAAATCAATGATTGTCTCTTAATAACTGATATGCCTTGAATACATAACACTGTTCTTACACCTTCGTGTTCAAATCTTACAGGTTTAAAATATACACGTACGATGCTAAGAAGATCTGAAATAGCATTCCTAAGAGACAAAATTACGAAGATGATAGGACTTAAACAGAGTCTTTAGGAAATCAGGAATTAGAactatcttttaataaaaataaaatcaggcttacttttgtctttttatccacCTAGGTAAGAGctggctgttcttttttttttttttttttttaaagattttatttatttatttgtcagggacagagggagtgagagcgagcgagcacaggcagacagagaggcaggcagaggcagagggagaagcaggttccctgcccagcaaggagcccaatgtgggactcgatcccaggacgctgggatcatgacctgagccgaaggcagccgcttaaccaactgagccacccaggcgtcccgagctAACTGTTCTTTAGAGGACTTTATCAGTGTGAAGGGGACAGACAGTCTTCCTTGTAGAAgagtgggggtgggtagggagagggaatGAGGCAAATCCGCTCAGGGAGAGGGCTCCCTGAGCCTGGGCATACCCACCACAGCACAGAGCATGAGCGTGAGGGAAGGTGAGACAAAGAGGCCAGCTTTCCTTGAGTAAGACTGCAATCTGTGCAGaagtgacagaaagagaggtACTTGGGGGGGAAAGTGGAAGGGTACACAGCAGCAccaggaaagagggggaaaaagttGCATCCACCTCTCCATTTTGTGCAGAGCCTCCATAACCCCCTTAAGTCGCCTCTCACGTCATGGATTCCCAGCCCATGAGGCGCTGCTCTACTGAGATAGACCCTCGCTTCCTGTTTCACGCCACCAGTACAATATAACTTACCAACCGATTTTCATCAAATACTTCGAAAAGAAGCCGGTGCTGCTGAGGATGGACCTaagtaagaaaaacacaaagttactttaaaaacaagTGAACATCAATCAACCCGGACTCTGAGAAATTAATGCTTGAGATGTTGCCATTTCCTAATTCCTTCTATTTAtggtgttattttaaattatacgAGACATGTCATACAAAGGCAGGGCAATCCTATGTCACCCATTTTCTGATAGTTCTACCATAACAACGAAGTGGATTTGCGtgcttatttttacattttttttttctaaaataggataaaagaaaatttcaaaaattatttaaatatttaaaaatatagattgtaTTTTAACTTCTTATGATCAATTTTATTTACTGACTTCTTATGTATCAAGTTAGAACTACCCAAAGTAGATACTGATTTTATGGAAACTAGTTTTCTGAATCCTTTTTAGTAGTGACTTGATATAACTATTTGTTGCTTCTACTATATAAAGGACACAAGCACTCAAAAGGTATACACTGAGTTTTCACTTACAGGATGAGTAAAAATTAgcatgcagtattttttttttcaaagctgatACTTTCATGTTTGCTGAAATATTTCAACATCAAGCTACTACCTACTAAAtatcaaatacaaagaaaatctttaacaattttttataCCAGAGGTTAAGATGACATATAAAAAATTCCCACATTTAAACTGATTTTCCCCCTATGATATATTACATTACACactgtgatattttaaaactttggtttacaaaaaacaaacaaaaaaaccttcgaAGCCCCCCAATTTTGGTTTCCATATTAAAAGTATTAACAACCTTCAGCAAAAGGTCTAACAGGTGTGACAAAGACATTTAGATACCTAAGCCAATGTCCACTCTCCCATATGTCCTTCTAAGAACACAATCCTAATTTTACCTGTAACAATATGCCCAGGTCACCATACTGTACAACTCTGGGGGAGAGAGGCattaattttcctaaattaaataaataaataaagtttactaACCTTCATACACAGACTGATCGacctgatgacttttttttttttttttaggtttcagAACAATTAAGAGGTAGAACTTTTAGTTTAATCTAGCcagaataatttcaaaatacatgcTCTTAATTACTAAGTTATATGGCCTCTcaaagtaaacataaaataagataaaacaaaacatatgaagtaaatgatacaaaaagaaaacaagtaattgtattaacataaaaaaagtatttcattggAGAAAAGCATTACATAGAACTATAGTTTCAATCTATAGCATTTAGTGTTTACAGTGAAGATGCAATTGGAATAAACATCtcttaaaaagtcattaaaatatacaaaatacatactaGTGATGACAgaattattaaaagtaaatatagtctttatttttttcatttattgatattttccatAGCCTGATATAGAGCCAGATATCTAAGTATTCCAatgccaagttaaaaaaaagttgtattttttgaTATTAGGCTGCAACATACAAGAAACATCTTTTCTGCCTTCAATAAACTTTATTCAGCTTATTTGGATTCTCTttatccttataatttttttaattatgtttctatttttcttactattttcttaatatttagcTCATTTTCCCTCAtgtattctattttaaaacattaattccagtataattaacatagagtgttaaagatttttttttttaatttttttcatttgacagagagagatcacaagtaggcagagaagcaggcagagagagggggaagcagctccctgctaagcagagagcccaatgtggggctcaatcccaggaccctgggatcacgcctttgagccgaaggcagaggcttaacccactgagccacctaggtgcccaatATAGAGTGTtaattagttttaggtgtacaatatagtgattcaacacttgcatacatcacccagggctcatcatgacaagtgccctccttaatacaatTCACCTGTCACCCATTCCCCCCGACTCgtctcccttctggtaaccatcagtttgttttctgtatttaaaagtccgtttttctgtttgtttctttctttgttcatttgttttgtttcttaaattccacctatgcatgaaatcatatggtatttgtctttctgactcatttatttcacttagcattataccctctattCCACCCAAGTTgttgtaaatggaaagatttcatttttttttaatagtggactaatattccattgtgtgtgtgtgtgcgtgtgtaccaatcttctttatctattcatggacagttgggttgcttccatattttggctattgtaaatagtgctgcagtaaacaggggtgcatgtatcttttagaattagtattttcatattctttgggtagtaaaattgctggatcatatagtaattctattttcacTTTGAGGAACCACactattttccacaatggctgcaccagtttgcattcccaccaagagtgcacaagggttccttttttccacatcctcgccagcacttgttgtttcttgtgttttttacttcagccattctgacaggtgtgagatggtatttcactgtggttttgatgtgcatttccctgatgattagtgatgctgagcatcttttcatgtgtctgttggccacagCCTGATGAGCTTTTTATATACACATGCTGTGTCATCATCACCTAGATCAAAGTATCGAATGTTCTGTTCTATTTTATGTATTGTGTTCTCTGTAATTAGTGCCCTCTGGACTTGTTCAACATGGACACTCTGAATATGTCTATCTAAAAATGATTCCCTTTTTTCCAGGGACAACCAAAGAGGCCAACCTATTGGAAGTCATTGGATGGGCTTCTGGGAGAGCTCCTTAAGTGGGGCTAACTCAgctggaagaaagaaatgttacTGCTGCCCCTTGCATTTCTCTTCCTGACTTGGTCAGGACTGCTGGCTCTCGTACAGTCACATTGTGGCCATGGAGCAAACTATGGGGATGGAAGCCCCAGTCAAAGATGAGACACCATGGAAATAGAAAAGCAGTGTAAGACAATCAtcttttataagaagaaatagagGAATTTGGGAGGGGATGAACTTTGAGCTGAAACTTAACAAtggaagaatttgaagaaaatacagagaatatttCCCAGCAAGGAGATTACATGAGGAGAGACATGGGGGCAGAATGAGCATGCTCTAAGGACATCAAACTGATAACATTTTTGTATTAGAAAATggcaaaattagaaaattagaaaatggctAGAGCCAGGCTGAGGGTACTGAAATCCAGAAAAGGAGTTATGACTTGGCTGgtagggaagaaaatgaagcttttaaaggaaaaacgACATTATGTGGgtcatacataaatatttttgtcagTGATACACAAAACAAATTAGGCTGGAGAGAAACCCTGGAGTCCACAGAGACTGTGGCTCTAGGGACTCGAGCATGAAGTGTGTATGAGAGCTTTGCCCGAGATGGTCCCAGTGAGAATACGAAGGGAGAAAAGACcatgaaaaacattttgaggaaaaaaaaaaatcaaaagtttcaAGGTTCGTCAAAGTACCTGGCAGACACAGTAGAAGTTTGACAAATATTGCTAAGAAAATAGGTAGAATGTCTGATCTAATCAGGCCTCTGCTGTCCTGGTTTAGCGTTTAATTAATCTTCCTAACAGGATTTGCTACCCCAACTATTCTATCTTTTAAGTTTATCTTTC includes the following:
- the NEDD4 gene encoding E3 ubiquitin-protein ligase NEDD4 isoform X2, which translates into the protein MAQSLRLHFAARRSNTYPLSESSGDDLESSVLMCFKRPSRISTSNVVQMKLTPRQTARAPLMQGNVKTQERPSVPSPENVNKKSSCLQISLQPTRYSGCLQPCSVLADGEDASWTCVLRDGMEHSAVAENELNAVSDGDLVSSPALRSRSLSNFSTSENGSSSSNGSDYGSCTSITSSGSYTNSTISDSSGSPFPPTDDPFLGGNVPSDSTSNRSVPNRNTTPCEIFSRSPSTVPFVQDDSERGLEIMKLPVSRNSKIPLKRCSSLVIFPRSPSNTPPTSPTSTEILPSKGSYQTSHQFIISPSEIAHSEDGTGAKGFLSTAVNGLRLSKTMCTPGEGRDIRALHRKGSLQKRIAVARNSTNQPACEKSPEGYSCVSVHFTQQKATTLDCKTANGDCKPEMSEMKLHSDSECIKPMHRTSARLPSSQNIDYQININRQLERPNLQINKNHAVLQRSISLGGTYPNVSCLSSLKHNCSKGGPSQLLIKFASGNEDKVDNLSRDSNRDFTNELSNSLKHSYETRDDFLGQVDVPLYPLPTENPRMERPYTFKDFVLHPRSHKSRVKGYLRLKMTYLPKTSGSEEDNTEQAEELEPGWVVLDQPDAACHLQQQQEPSPLPPGWEERQDILGRTYYVNHESRRTQWKRPTPQDNLTDAENGNMQLQAQRAFTTRRQISEETESVDNRESSENWEIIREDEATMYSNQAFPSPPASNNLDVQTPLAEELNARLTICRNSATSQPVSSSNHSSRRGSLQAYTFEEQPTLPVLLPTSSGLPPGWEEKQDERGRSYYVDHNSRTTTWTKPVLQVKLPFNHCSLCVLYKT